In Fibrobacter sp. UWB5, a single window of DNA contains:
- a CDS encoding formylglycine-generating enzyme family protein encodes MSRMGLLLAGMAVFSLVACTANGDSADASPTYHRGGNASADKSSDSKATSSSSTDSDSSDYSIQDLVEMVSVPAVAYSRGTVEYRVDAFAIGKTEVTQGLYRKVMGAISKDDDLGDDFPVFNVSWYDAALFCNALSKKAGLDTAYVYESVNDGGELINLSINYAATTVRLPTEMEWEIATRAGTSTTYYWDTDVASKYAYYAQDKGPVAVAGFTPNALGLYDMAGNVAEWVNDWYSAYPTVSQENYTGPVEGKYKGIRGGGWSDKAPALASAERDKKDPKYHSQMVGFRVVYSKGF; translated from the coding sequence ATGTCTAGAATGGGGCTCCTGTTGGCCGGTATGGCTGTGTTTTCCCTAGTCGCCTGTACGGCGAATGGGGATTCCGCCGATGCATCGCCCACGTACCATCGTGGCGGAAATGCGAGTGCAGACAAGAGTTCCGACAGCAAGGCGACTTCTAGTTCTTCGACGGATTCGGATTCTTCGGATTATTCGATTCAAGATTTGGTTGAAATGGTGAGCGTTCCCGCCGTTGCGTATTCTCGCGGGACGGTCGAATACCGGGTGGATGCATTTGCAATCGGTAAAACCGAGGTGACTCAAGGCCTGTATCGCAAAGTCATGGGTGCCATTTCTAAAGATGACGACTTGGGCGACGATTTTCCGGTTTTCAATGTGAGCTGGTACGATGCAGCTCTCTTTTGCAATGCGCTGTCTAAAAAGGCGGGGTTGGATACGGCTTACGTTTACGAGTCGGTCAATGATGGTGGTGAATTGATTAATTTGTCTATAAACTACGCTGCGACGACTGTACGACTCCCGACTGAAATGGAATGGGAAATTGCAACTCGCGCGGGTACTTCGACCACCTACTACTGGGATACCGATGTGGCCTCGAAATATGCGTATTACGCACAAGATAAGGGACCTGTGGCGGTCGCCGGCTTTACTCCGAATGCGCTCGGCCTTTACGATATGGCGGGCAATGTCGCCGAATGGGTGAACGATTGGTACAGCGCGTATCCGACGGTTTCGCAAGAGAACTATACAGGCCCTGTTGAGGGTAAGTACAAGGGAATTCGTGGCGGCGGGTGGTCCGATAAGGCGCCTGCGCTTGCTTCTGCCGAACGCGACAAGAAAGACCCCAAGTACCATAGTCAGATGGTCGGTTTTAGGGTTGTCTATTCCAAGGGATTTTAG